The following are from one region of the Abditibacteriota bacterium genome:
- the rimM gene encoding 16S rRNA processing protein RimM → MLRDDEIAIGRVLKPFGIKGDIKMGVMTDFPGRFDAGNTIRIRLDDSATASYRIVRSSAAGPTITLHLEGVEDRNASEALAGCYAFVTEDELMELEDGEEYVFRLIGMQVVTTDGRQLGEITEVLQGGANDVYVIDGKLLIPKIPECVLDIDREKRIVTIYPMKGLLPDAL, encoded by the coding sequence ATGCTCAGAGACGACGAGATAGCTATAGGCCGCGTGCTGAAGCCCTTTGGCATAAAGGGCGACATCAAGATGGGCGTGATGACCGATTTTCCCGGCAGGTTTGACGCGGGGAACACCATCAGGATCAGGCTCGACGACAGCGCGACCGCCAGCTACAGGATCGTTCGTTCTTCCGCCGCCGGCCCCACCATTACCCTGCATCTCGAAGGGGTGGAGGACAGAAATGCCTCCGAAGCGCTGGCCGGCTGCTACGCCTTTGTGACCGAGGACGAGCTCATGGAGCTCGAAGACGGCGAAGAATACGTCTTTCGGCTCATAGGCATGCAGGTAGTCACTACCGACGGCAGGCAGCTGGGGGAGATCACCGAGGTCCTTCAGGGAGGAGCCAATGACGTCTATGTCATAGACGGCAAGCTGCTCATCCCCAAGATACCCGAATGCGTGCTGGATATCGACAGAGAAAAAAGGATCGTGACCATATATCCCATGAAGGGTCTTTTGCCCGATGCGCTTTGA
- a CDS encoding KH domain-containing protein: MKELIRYIVTSLVEYPEQVEIKDVFENNETVYYVSVDDRDLGKVIGKGGRIADSIRAIVKAAAVKQKENVFVKIVSG; this comes from the coding sequence ATGAAAGAACTCATCAGATATATTGTCACCAGTCTCGTGGAATATCCCGAGCAGGTGGAAATAAAGGACGTTTTTGAGAACAACGAGACCGTGTATTACGTCTCGGTGGACGACAGGGATCTGGGCAAGGTGATAGGAAAAGGCGGCAGAATCGCCGATTCTATCAGAGCCATAGTCAAGGCGGCTGCTGTCAAGCAAAAAGAAAACGTTTTTGTGAAGATAGTATCCGGCTAA
- the rpsP gene encoding 30S ribosomal protein S16 produces MVRIRLKRMGTNHKPFYRIVIADQRRARNGKFIETIGTYDPTYSPARIEVDEDRAKYWIGVGAQASDVVRILLTKKGLY; encoded by the coding sequence TTGGTAAGAATCAGACTTAAGAGAATGGGCACCAATCACAAGCCCTTCTACAGGATCGTTATCGCCGACCAGCGTCGCGCGCGTAACGGCAAATTCATCGAGACTATCGGTACCTATGATCCGACTTACTCTCCGGCCAGGATCGAAGTCGATGAAGACAGAGCTAAGTATTGGATAGGCGTCGGCGCCCAGGCATCCGACGTGGTCCGCATTCTTCTCACAAAGAAAGGACTTTATTAG
- the ffh gene encoding signal recognition particle protein, with translation MMFEGLAEKLQNAFYKLRNRGSLTEDDVNQALREIRISLLEADVNYKVVKDFIASVREKAVGSEILTGLNPAQQVIKIVYDELTGILGGSVSRINMSPNPPTVIMMCGLQGAGKTTTCAKLACMLRKEGKKPLMVAADVYRPAAAQQLKVLGRQVDIPVFDIPECKDAVKVCRDSLHRARMDMLDTVILDVAGRLHIDEPMMDELRNIRAAVNINEVLLVVDAMTGQDAVNVAQSFNEALNIDGVVLTKLDGDARGGAAISIKAVTGKPIKLVGTSEKMDGLEKFHPDRMASRIIGHGDVLTFIEQTQEAFDEEQAKKLEQKIRKNTFDLNDFLEQLRKIQKMGPLENLLAMIPGIGQQLKDVEIDPRRLKRVEAIICSMTQEERRDPDILNGSRRRRIAAGSGATVQDVNTLIHQFTEMKKMVRKIATKPDNGKRRRMPF, from the coding sequence ATGATGTTTGAAGGCCTTGCCGAAAAATTACAAAATGCCTTTTACAAGCTCAGGAATCGCGGATCTCTCACCGAGGACGACGTAAATCAAGCCTTGCGGGAGATACGCATATCCCTGCTGGAAGCCGACGTGAACTATAAGGTGGTCAAGGACTTTATAGCAAGCGTCAGGGAAAAGGCTGTGGGCTCTGAAATACTGACGGGTCTCAATCCTGCCCAGCAGGTGATAAAGATCGTCTATGACGAGCTGACGGGCATTCTGGGCGGCTCTGTGTCCAGGATCAATATGTCCCCCAATCCGCCCACCGTGATCATGATGTGCGGTCTGCAGGGAGCCGGCAAGACCACTACCTGCGCCAAGCTGGCCTGTATGCTGCGCAAGGAGGGCAAAAAGCCTCTGATGGTGGCGGCCGACGTGTACAGACCCGCCGCAGCCCAGCAGCTGAAGGTATTGGGCAGACAGGTGGACATCCCCGTATTTGACATCCCCGAATGCAAGGATGCGGTGAAGGTGTGCCGCGATTCGCTCCACAGGGCCAGGATGGACATGCTGGACACAGTCATTCTTGACGTGGCCGGCCGTCTCCATATAGACGAGCCCATGATGGACGAGCTGCGGAACATACGGGCTGCCGTCAATATCAACGAGGTCCTGCTGGTGGTGGACGCCATGACGGGACAGGATGCTGTGAACGTAGCTCAGAGCTTCAACGAAGCCCTCAATATAGACGGCGTGGTGCTGACCAAGCTGGACGGCGACGCCAGAGGCGGCGCAGCCATATCCATCAAGGCCGTCACGGGCAAGCCCATCAAGCTGGTGGGGACCTCCGAGAAGATGGACGGGCTGGAGAAGTTCCACCCGGACAGGATGGCCTCCAGGATCATAGGCCACGGCGACGTGCTCACCTTTATCGAGCAGACCCAGGAAGCCTTTGACGAAGAGCAGGCCAAAAAGCTGGAGCAGAAGATCAGGAAGAACACCTTTGACCTGAATGATTTTCTGGAGCAGCTGAGAAAGATACAGAAAATGGGGCCTCTGGAAAACCTGCTGGCAATGATACCCGGTATCGGGCAGCAGCTGAAGGACGTGGAGATAGATCCCCGGCGCCTCAAGCGGGTGGAAGCCATCATCTGCTCCATGACCCAGGAAGAGCGCAGAGACCCGGATATACTCAACGGCAGCCGCCGCCGCAGGATAGCGGCCGGCTCCGGGGCCACAGTCCAGGACGTGAACACCCTGATACATCAGTTCACGGAAATGAAAAAGATGGTCCGCAAGATAGCGACCAAGCCGGACAACGGCAAGCGGCGCAGAATGCCGTTTTGA
- a CDS encoding rubredoxin, protein MTKFVCDACGYEYDPEVGDPDNGIEPGTAFEDLPEDWVCPLCGLGKDSFSEA, encoded by the coding sequence ATGACCAAATTCGTATGCGACGCCTGCGGCTATGAGTATGACCCCGAGGTCGGCGATCCCGACAACGGCATAGAGCCCGGAACGGCCTTCGAAGACCTGCCTGAGGACTGGGTATGCCCTCTGTGCGGTCTGGGGAAGGACTCCTTCAGCGAGGCATAG
- a CDS encoding rubrerythrin family protein: protein MELCNTQTYRNLLTAIAGESISANLYSLYADKAAEEGLWRIADVFRETAAQERVHTEVLYRLAGCDKSGEISLSCAMPSGVSDTRANLNAALREEKYKHCVEYANFSKVARQEGLTDIADALDSLGAAELYHQKRFDVLENMLATGTLFKKNSPVLWRCVRCGYVDDYKKVPDHCPLCGGSRGNFEELMRNLFA from the coding sequence ATGGAGCTTTGTAACACACAGACCTATCGGAACCTGCTCACGGCCATTGCCGGCGAGTCCATATCCGCCAATCTCTATTCCCTCTATGCCGACAAAGCGGCGGAGGAGGGCTTGTGGCGCATAGCCGACGTGTTCCGGGAGACGGCGGCCCAGGAGAGGGTGCATACAGAGGTGCTGTATCGTCTGGCAGGCTGCGACAAGTCCGGAGAGATCAGTCTGAGCTGCGCCATGCCTTCCGGAGTAAGCGATACCCGGGCCAACCTGAACGCCGCCCTGAGGGAAGAGAAATACAAGCACTGCGTGGAATATGCCAATTTCAGCAAGGTGGCCCGTCAGGAAGGGCTGACGGACATTGCGGACGCCCTGGACTCTCTGGGGGCGGCGGAGCTGTATCACCAGAAGCGCTTTGACGTGCTGGAAAACATGCTGGCCACCGGCACCCTGTTCAAAAAGAACAGCCCGGTGCTGTGGAGATGCGTCAGATGCGGCTACGTGGACGACTACAAAAAGGTGCCCGACCACTGTCCCCTGTGCGGCGGCAGCCGGGGCAACTTTGAGGAATTGATGCGCAATCTGTTTGCGTGA
- a CDS encoding MFS transporter, with protein sequence MLSYIKRKFISVWAHSVPREVRHNFQVDILATILTGIGLGFFTPYYAMLARDEFVANGFLLGLLTSGGYTGSMIALFSGGFVKSGREKYWYAWSNILARLLIVVAAASQAGMTYCGTVFLMNLMISTFSPQYSLLIQKIYPIEYRGRLMGCVRIAGALSTIAGSGISGLFMKRPDFWRVSFVIAGLMTAGAAALFLRMKTEDSAAAQAAPNMLKHLKGAFMTLKSSPRNLRLILVMPFYSFSTQILNIVTPIMQVDVLHVTKANMSVVAIVQFVMWTLGFYVWGRYIDRASASRAFVLHIFAALLWPLLYFVADSWIYVILAQGAYGFIISCNEIGFFNVKLEISEKGKEAEYQAIHAFAGGLRCLVGVFVAVFLLNMAEKHGVHIKYLFAVSAGLLTVSGLALFPLAWGKNRIEKRAE encoded by the coding sequence ATGCTATCGTATATCAAGAGAAAATTCATATCTGTATGGGCCCACAGCGTGCCCCGGGAGGTCCGCCACAATTTTCAGGTGGACATCCTGGCTACTATCCTGACCGGTATAGGACTGGGCTTTTTTACGCCCTATTACGCCATGCTGGCCAGAGACGAATTCGTGGCCAACGGGTTCCTGCTGGGGCTTTTGACCTCGGGGGGCTACACGGGCAGCATGATAGCCCTCTTTTCCGGCGGCTTTGTGAAAAGCGGCAGGGAAAAGTACTGGTACGCCTGGTCCAACATCCTGGCCCGCCTGCTCATAGTGGTGGCCGCCGCCAGTCAGGCCGGCATGACCTACTGCGGGACAGTGTTCCTCATGAATCTCATGATATCCACCTTTTCGCCCCAGTATTCCCTGCTCATCCAGAAGATATATCCCATAGAATACAGGGGCAGGCTCATGGGCTGCGTCCGTATCGCCGGAGCCCTGAGCACCATAGCCGGGTCCGGTATCAGCGGCCTCTTTATGAAAAGGCCGGATTTCTGGCGGGTGAGCTTCGTGATAGCGGGGCTCATGACCGCGGGAGCCGCCGCCCTGTTCCTCAGGATGAAGACCGAAGACTCCGCCGCGGCGCAGGCAGCGCCGAACATGCTGAAGCACCTGAAGGGAGCCTTCATGACTCTCAAATCAAGCCCCCGGAACCTGAGGCTCATACTGGTGATGCCCTTCTACAGCTTTTCCACACAGATACTGAACATAGTCACCCCCATCATGCAGGTGGACGTCCTGCACGTTACCAAAGCCAATATGTCAGTGGTGGCCATAGTCCAGTTCGTCATGTGGACCCTGGGCTTTTACGTGTGGGGGAGATATATAGACAGGGCCTCCGCCTCCAGGGCCTTTGTCCTGCACATATTCGCGGCCCTTTTGTGGCCCCTGTTATATTTTGTCGCCGACAGCTGGATATACGTGATCCTGGCTCAGGGAGCCTACGGATTCATCATCTCCTGCAACGAGATAGGCTTTTTCAACGTGAAGCTGGAGATCAGCGAGAAGGGCAAGGAAGCTGAGTATCAGGCGATCCACGCCTTTGCCGGCGGCCTCAGGTGCCTGGTGGGGGTCTTCGTGGCTGTGTTCCTGCTGAACATGGCGGAGAAACACGGCGTGCATATCAAATATCTGTTTGCAGTGTCCGCCGGGTTGCTGACCGTCAGCGGATTGGCTCTCTTCCCTCTGGCCTGGGGCAAAAACCGGATAGAAAAAAGGGCGGAATGA
- a CDS encoding UPF0182 family protein, which yields MKILKPLIIVLVILLVCGGSLIGLYTDWLWFRSLEYQSVFTRMLSSKIELGVASGLVFFLIIYANLWIAKKYTPVRDSAFADMPTLGKIGRLLRRATGLFIFVVSIIISVVIGLQATVHWNDFLFFMHPTPFGQTDPVFHRDISFYVFTFPFVKYLYGWLFGSLAFSAILTAVFYYSLSAISFLDGNLEFRPFAKKHLLTLVALGFLFRSYGYIIAMYELLFKSKDSSIFTGASYTAVKVGIPCLWIMLAVCVAACVITFIGRGSRTWKPVLYALGIMVAGNLLFTTLIPNAVQVLFVKPNQLEKEKPYIAYAIKATRDAYALNDIKVREFPAEDVLSAEQVSANQGTIENIRLWDSAQLLESYSQIQTIQQYYSFGDVDVDRYWLKDKNTGKLKYRQVWLSAREMDQSRLPENSRTWVNTRLQYTHGYGYVMSPVNEISREGMPKFFVYDIPPKENIDVPIGNMGIYVGEQTNHEIFVDTKSKEFDYPKGSETVTNHYDGKDGVLIGNWFRRLLFALRFGDINILLNTDINNRSQILFHRNVAQRIETLFPFMVFDSDPYLVTAGGDLFWMLDGFTTSEYYPYSERTKLTEYDTINYVRNSFKIVVNAHSGEVTAYTIDKPVDDPIMRSYRKIYPGVFRDYTEMPEELACHIRYSESVFKIQTDVYKTYHMTDPTIFYNKSDLWDIPNVAEISGNTEGDYKQAPYYTIMKFPESTSEEFILMTTFTRAGRKNMCAWIGAECDGDSYGSILLYNFPKDKNVYGPEQIAAKIKQDDVISPQITLWSQQGSNVNAGNLLVIPVENSVLYVLPLYLESNNTKIPELKRVIVALGDRIIMDESLSGALSKLVGGEIESSGPAPKPAALKPAAVKEDRDSLIKKAAEALSKAKSAQQKGDWAGYGRELQELEAAINALQK from the coding sequence ATGAAGATCCTCAAACCCCTTATTATAGTTTTGGTGATCCTGCTGGTGTGCGGCGGGTCCCTCATAGGCCTTTATACCGACTGGCTGTGGTTCAGGTCTCTGGAGTATCAGTCCGTGTTTACCCGGATGCTGTCCTCCAAGATAGAGCTGGGAGTGGCCAGCGGCCTGGTGTTTTTCCTGATCATATACGCGAATCTCTGGATAGCGAAGAAATACACTCCCGTCCGGGACTCTGCCTTTGCCGACATGCCTACTCTGGGCAAGATAGGGCGGCTCCTGAGAAGGGCTACGGGCCTCTTTATCTTTGTGGTGAGCATCATTATCTCCGTGGTTATAGGTCTGCAGGCCACGGTGCACTGGAATGACTTTCTCTTCTTTATGCATCCGACGCCCTTCGGCCAGACAGACCCGGTGTTTCACAGGGATATCAGCTTTTACGTCTTTACCTTCCCCTTTGTCAAATATCTCTACGGCTGGCTCTTCGGGAGCCTGGCCTTTTCGGCCATTCTGACGGCGGTGTTCTATTATTCCCTGTCCGCCATCAGCTTTCTGGACGGCAATCTGGAGTTCCGTCCCTTTGCCAAAAAGCATCTGCTGACTCTGGTGGCTCTGGGCTTCCTGTTCAGGTCCTACGGCTATATCATCGCCATGTATGAGCTGCTGTTCAAGAGCAAGGACAGCTCCATATTCACCGGCGCCTCCTATACCGCCGTGAAGGTGGGCATCCCCTGTCTGTGGATCATGCTGGCTGTCTGCGTGGCGGCCTGCGTCATCACCTTCATTGGCAGAGGCTCCCGGACCTGGAAGCCGGTGCTCTACGCTCTGGGGATCATGGTGGCGGGCAACCTGCTCTTTACTACTCTCATACCCAACGCAGTGCAGGTGCTCTTTGTCAAGCCCAACCAGCTGGAAAAGGAAAAGCCCTACATAGCCTACGCCATCAAGGCCACCAGGGACGCCTACGCCCTGAACGACATCAAGGTCAGGGAGTTCCCCGCCGAGGACGTGCTGTCTGCGGAGCAGGTCAGCGCCAATCAGGGCACCATCGAGAACATCCGTCTCTGGGATTCGGCCCAGCTGCTGGAATCCTATTCCCAGATCCAGACCATACAGCAGTACTACTCCTTCGGCGACGTGGACGTGGACAGATACTGGCTCAAGGACAAAAATACGGGCAAGCTGAAATACAGACAGGTGTGGCTGTCCGCCAGAGAGATGGACCAGTCCCGCCTGCCCGAAAACTCCCGGACCTGGGTGAACACCCGTCTGCAATACACTCACGGCTACGGCTACGTCATGAGCCCGGTCAACGAGATATCCAGAGAGGGCATGCCCAAATTCTTCGTGTATGACATCCCTCCCAAGGAAAATATAGACGTGCCCATAGGCAACATGGGCATATACGTGGGAGAGCAGACCAACCACGAGATATTCGTGGACACCAAAAGCAAGGAGTTCGACTATCCCAAGGGCAGCGAGACCGTCACCAACCATTATGACGGCAAGGACGGAGTCCTCATAGGCAACTGGTTCAGGCGCCTGCTCTTTGCCCTGAGGTTCGGCGACATCAATATACTGCTCAACACGGATATCAACAACCGTTCGCAGATACTGTTTCACAGAAACGTGGCCCAGCGCATAGAGACCCTGTTCCCCTTCATGGTGTTTGACAGCGATCCCTATCTGGTGACCGCCGGCGGAGACCTGTTCTGGATGCTGGACGGCTTTACCACCAGCGAATACTATCCCTATTCCGAAAGGACCAAGCTGACGGAATACGACACCATCAACTATGTGCGCAATTCCTTCAAGATAGTGGTCAACGCCCATTCCGGCGAGGTCACGGCCTACACCATCGACAAGCCGGTGGACGACCCCATCATGCGCAGCTACCGCAAGATCTACCCCGGCGTCTTCCGGGACTATACGGAGATGCCGGAGGAGCTGGCCTGCCATATACGCTACTCCGAGTCCGTGTTCAAGATCCAGACCGACGTCTATAAGACCTACCACATGACGGATCCCACCATCTTTTACAACAAGAGCGACCTGTGGGATATCCCCAACGTGGCGGAGATCAGCGGCAACACGGAAGGCGATTACAAGCAGGCGCCCTATTACACCATCATGAAGTTCCCCGAGAGCACCTCGGAGGAGTTTATCCTGATGACCACCTTTACCCGGGCCGGGAGAAAGAATATGTGCGCCTGGATCGGCGCCGAATGCGACGGGGACAGCTACGGCAGTATCCTCCTCTACAACTTCCCAAAGGACAAGAACGTGTACGGCCCGGAGCAGATAGCCGCCAAGATCAAGCAGGACGACGTGATATCGCCCCAGATCACCCTGTGGAGCCAGCAGGGCTCCAACGTCAACGCCGGCAATCTGCTGGTCATTCCCGTGGAGAATTCCGTGCTCTACGTGCTGCCCCTCTATCTGGAGTCCAACAACACCAAGATACCGGAGCTGAAGAGAGTCATCGTGGCTCTGGGCGACCGGATCATCATGGACGAGAGCTTGAGCGGCGCTCTGTCAAAGCTGGTGGGAGGTGAGATAGAGAGCTCAGGTCCCGCGCCGAAGCCCGCCGCCCTCAAGCCTGCCGCCGTAAAGGAGGACAGGGATTCTCTCATCAAAAAGGCCGCCGAGGCTCTCTCCAAAGCCAAATCCGCCCAGCAAAAGGGCGACTGGGCCGGCTATGGCAGGGAGCTGCAGGAGCTGGAGGCTGCGATAAATGCCCTGCAAAAATAA
- a CDS encoding DUF45 domain-containing protein — protein MSETVTAAGLTAVVIRKPIKCVYIRVQDGCVVMSAPLAVSREELERLLDKHSAALKKQLGPGGEFFAEGKPLPYLGKNYVQHYSPSDYVWEAAVEDGTIHIKCPAGWSQREKKDFFCSWYACRLSELLEELVPRWEQALGIRAEGGWKVGSWVSCWGKCNLKSRSLGFNAALAQAPVQVIESVVLHELLHLRIENHQKEFHDALKAGMPEIRACDEYLKNMFNVLK, from the coding sequence ATGAGTGAGACCGTCACGGCTGCCGGCCTCACGGCAGTGGTCATCAGAAAGCCCATCAAGTGCGTGTATATCAGAGTGCAGGACGGGTGTGTGGTCATGTCTGCGCCCCTTGCAGTCTCCCGTGAGGAGCTGGAGAGGCTTCTCGACAAGCACTCGGCAGCCCTCAAAAAACAGCTGGGCCCCGGCGGAGAGTTCTTTGCCGAGGGCAAGCCTCTGCCCTATCTGGGCAAAAATTACGTTCAGCATTACAGCCCCAGCGACTACGTGTGGGAGGCCGCCGTGGAGGACGGGACCATCCATATCAAATGTCCGGCCGGCTGGTCCCAGCGGGAAAAGAAGGACTTTTTCTGCTCTTGGTATGCCTGCCGCCTGTCGGAGCTGCTGGAGGAACTGGTCCCCCGGTGGGAGCAGGCCCTGGGCATCCGGGCCGAAGGCGGCTGGAAGGTAGGGTCGTGGGTGAGTTGCTGGGGCAAGTGCAATCTGAAGAGCCGTTCCCTGGGCTTCAACGCCGCTCTGGCCCAGGCTCCCGTGCAGGTGATAGAATCGGTGGTGCTTCACGAGCTGCTGCACCTGAGGATCGAGAATCACCAAAAGGAGTTTCACGATGCCCTGAAGGCAGGCATGCCCGAGATCAGGGCCTGCGACGAATATTTGAAAAACATGTTCAATGTGCTAAAATAG
- a CDS encoding glycoside hydrolase family 65 protein, whose product MWRVSISIVAAALLCICLAAGCSRTGRPAGDGDGLWKNTAAKEQQDPWLLVSDRLPEGEEAGTYLANGFYGVRLYSTGFGRKQDGSPAESRCYACYTRNDGSEKIQNLPQTADLRFYDEKGEELRQTGKGFRQTLDMKNACLITEGEWKSSNMKAEIRSAVYVPRTEPARAMCAIELEITPSSDGTLTIKAPVGKGDVDLPTAQWTNAPFEAGDEFSCSLQLVKKRTEKACYSALIRVPGSDGGDPFGSVPEIIDSHKAAWARLWERDIVIEGDPEAQQAVHSNMFYLLQSCGKDFGIPPTGLSSDAFGGHVFWDTELWMVPALIWQYPEYVREVLRYRINTLPAALALGQKYTGRPGCAAFAWESAASGSEVTPGDVPTRDERHITSDIVFAMWQYYKATGDKAFLAECYETIRTSANFWAAFARKGGDGKYHIERVCPPDENAGLVDDSAYTNATAQAVLYIAGMASELVGKPAPAEWKQVAEGLELLSDGSKLTIYRDYEGGIIKQADPELLWYPWKYQDLKDAFAGAALFDKQAEATCDFYMGKTEKNGPAMASSVHSVIVARLKGDAAGALELFRNSYRPYMRGPFNYFNEKKSATYKTWCFLTGAANSASAVLWGFAGLDMDYYTPEIRHTVKPCVPEEWKSVTLKGVRFNGKICDITARPDGTYEVK is encoded by the coding sequence ATGTGGCGCGTAAGTATTAGTATTGTGGCTGCGGCTCTCTTGTGCATCTGCCTTGCAGCCGGCTGCTCCCGCACCGGCCGGCCCGCAGGCGACGGAGACGGCTTGTGGAAAAACACTGCGGCGAAGGAGCAGCAGGACCCCTGGCTGCTGGTCAGCGACAGGCTGCCCGAGGGAGAGGAAGCCGGCACCTATCTGGCCAACGGCTTTTACGGCGTCCGCCTGTATTCCACGGGCTTTGGCAGAAAGCAGGACGGCAGCCCCGCCGAGAGCAGGTGCTACGCCTGCTATACCCGTAACGACGGCAGCGAAAAGATACAGAATCTGCCTCAGACGGCCGACCTGCGTTTTTATGACGAAAAAGGGGAGGAGCTCCGGCAGACAGGCAAGGGCTTCAGACAGACCCTGGATATGAAGAACGCCTGCCTCATCACCGAGGGCGAGTGGAAGTCCTCGAATATGAAGGCAGAGATCAGATCTGCCGTGTACGTGCCCAGGACCGAGCCCGCCCGGGCCATGTGCGCCATAGAGCTGGAGATCACTCCCTCCTCCGACGGGACCCTGACCATCAAGGCCCCGGTAGGCAAGGGGGACGTCGATCTGCCCACGGCCCAGTGGACGAACGCGCCCTTTGAGGCGGGAGACGAGTTTTCCTGCAGTCTGCAGCTGGTCAAAAAACGCACGGAAAAGGCTTGCTACAGCGCCCTGATCAGAGTGCCCGGCTCCGACGGAGGGGATCCCTTCGGCTCGGTGCCTGAGATAATAGACAGCCACAAGGCCGCCTGGGCCCGGCTGTGGGAAAGGGATATCGTCATAGAGGGCGACCCGGAAGCCCAGCAGGCAGTCCACAGCAATATGTTCTATCTGCTCCAGAGCTGCGGCAAGGACTTCGGGATCCCGCCCACGGGCCTGTCCTCCGACGCCTTCGGCGGACACGTGTTCTGGGACACGGAGCTGTGGATGGTGCCCGCTCTGATATGGCAGTATCCCGAATACGTCAGGGAGGTCCTCCGCTACCGCATCAACACCCTGCCGGCCGCTTTGGCTCTGGGGCAGAAATATACGGGCAGGCCCGGCTGCGCCGCCTTTGCCTGGGAGAGCGCCGCTTCCGGCTCCGAGGTCACCCCGGGGGACGTGCCCACCCGGGACGAAAGGCATATCACCAGCGATATAGTGTTTGCCATGTGGCAGTATTACAAGGCCACCGGCGACAAGGCCTTTCTGGCGGAATGCTATGAGACCATCCGGACTTCGGCCAACTTCTGGGCCGCTTTTGCCCGAAAGGGCGGCGACGGCAAATACCACATAGAGCGCGTGTGTCCTCCCGACGAAAACGCCGGGCTGGTGGACGATTCGGCCTATACCAACGCCACCGCTCAGGCCGTGCTGTATATAGCCGGCATGGCGTCGGAGCTGGTGGGCAAGCCCGCTCCTGCGGAATGGAAGCAGGTGGCGGAGGGGCTGGAGCTCCTGTCCGACGGCTCCAAGCTGACCATTTACCGGGACTATGAGGGGGGCATCATCAAGCAGGCCGATCCGGAGCTGCTCTGGTATCCCTGGAAGTATCAGGACCTGAAGGACGCCTTTGCAGGCGCCGCCCTGTTTGACAAACAGGCGGAGGCCACCTGCGATTTTTATATGGGCAAGACAGAAAAGAACGGGCCCGCCATGGCTTCCTCGGTCCACTCGGTCATAGTCGCCCGCCTGAAGGGGGACGCCGCCGGGGCTCTGGAGCTGTTCCGCAATAGCTACAGGCCCTATATGAGAGGCCCCTTCAACTATTTCAACGAAAAGAAGTCCGCCACCTACAAGACCTGGTGCTTCCTTACGGGAGCGGCCAACAGCGCCTCGGCAGTCCTGTGGGGCTTTGCGGGGCTGGATATGGACTACTATACCCCGGAGATCAGGCACACGGTCAAGCCCTGTGTGCCGGAGGAATGGAAGAGCGTGACCCTGAAGGGAGTGCGCTTCAACGGCAAGATCTGTGATATCACCGCCCGGCCGGACGGTACCTATGAAGTAAAATGA
- a CDS encoding class I SAM-dependent methyltransferase: protein MSGDREYRELPVFYDALMRSVPYSYWTEYIRSLFDRYGIRPGSILDVACGTGTMTREFADLGMEAVGLDISQGMIDCARDKYPGLEFHCADAAEFDLGRRFDCAVSLFDSLNYITDKERLRMAFRCVEKHLEPGGCFIFDMNTIYALSMGFFRQADLEGWPHYIWEPKWDPRTRICRVDMTFEVRDETGKVSVVKECHVQKGYRQKEIVCMLEDAGLSFEEAFDAYTLNRTNKRSDRIFYVARKY from the coding sequence ATGAGCGGGGACAGAGAATACAGGGAGCTGCCCGTTTTTTACGACGCTCTCATGCGCTCGGTCCCTTATTCCTACTGGACCGAGTATATCCGGAGCCTCTTCGACCGCTACGGCATACGCCCCGGCAGCATACTGGACGTGGCCTGCGGCACCGGCACCATGACCCGGGAGTTCGCAGACCTGGGCATGGAGGCCGTGGGGCTGGATATATCCCAAGGGATGATAGACTGCGCCAGGGACAAGTATCCAGGGCTGGAGTTTCACTGCGCGGACGCCGCCGAGTTTGATCTGGGCAGGCGTTTTGACTGCGCCGTGAGCCTCTTTGACAGTCTCAACTATATCACCGACAAGGAGCGTCTCAGGATGGCCTTCCGGTGCGTGGAAAAGCATCTGGAGCCGGGAGGCTGCTTCATATTTGATATGAACACCATCTACGCTCTTTCCATGGGCTTTTTCAGACAGGCCGACCTGGAGGGCTGGCCTCACTATATTTGGGAGCCCAAATGGGACCCCAGGACCCGCATCTGCAGGGTGGATATGACCTTTGAGGTCAGGGACGAGACCGGAAAGGTGTCCGTGGTCAAAGAGTGTCACGTGCAGAAGGGCTACAGGCAAAAGGAGATAGTCTGTATGCTGGAGGATGCTGGGCTCAGCTTCGAAGAAGCCTTTGACGCATACACCCTGAACAGGACAAACAAAAGGAGTGACAGGATATTCTATGTGGCGCGTAAGTATTAG